In Deltaproteobacteria bacterium, the following proteins share a genomic window:
- a CDS encoding PAS domain S-box protein — protein sequence MKIRNKLLIGAAVTFALAVLLFSIVTTSSKRVNREGEKHEQLMELEIALSQLEIISYEYLLYHEQRMVRQWQSKYDAMGETLKGITALLEDGEEELLKSMHARYRDLSGMFSQLRTNYKKIEALRREGAPQEKINAALLLEKRQAGRLLTKSQAIVANASKLGKKVHKDAVKFQTRVNIFTLILTGILSSAVIILSFLFIRTFSRSLREPASGAKMIGEGDLDYRIASGKKDEIGELSFAFNQMAEKRKGVEDESARRNRVIGAINRVLLERIRCKTEEELGKVCLSIAEELTGSKFGFFGEINEKGLFDTIAISNPGWDECKVPRGHATLIIKDMAIRGVDRGTMKEGKSRIVNGEEAIKNHADHVDIPRGHPPLYAFLGVPFIKEGKVMGMIGLGNKEGGYHIADEKAIEGLSVAMMDALASKRAEDEISRANSLLDAIRTSQYHFIAEADQMVMYNKVLDELLKATESEYGLIAETVYEDDGTPYLMILAISDVAWDQASRETYKIASTTGLGFRNMKTLFGAVVSSGKPVISNDPAGDPRSGGTPEGHPPLNTFLGIPFYKEDKQVGIFCIANREDGYDEGVVQFIQPFTETLANLVEAVRAKRARKKAEERLKLLNEKLEQKVEERTAEVRRSEEKYRAIFDQAADSIVLIDPANGKMVAFNEKTYESLGYRRKEFEKLKIPDFEVTESAEEVEMHIEKIKREGSDLFETKHRKKDGELRDILVSSRLISIDNDTFIQSIWSDITERKRAEAERKLSAEITTNMNEGVNLVRANDGIIVFANPKFEEMFGYEAGKMIGRHISIVNAPSASDNKEAEGGTAKIIKALNESGEWRGEIKNIRKDGTPFWCYASVSEFNHPEYGKVWVSVHEDITERKRAEELLRDSEEKFRATFEQAAVGVGRVALDGRWLAVNRKLCEIAGYSREELLEKTFQDITYADDLEKNLNCINKILEGEIENYAMEKRYIRKDGSIVWINLSIALVRESAGKPKYFISVIEDISYRKESEELLLQLNSNLKSSTGKLEAANKDLESFSYSVSHDLRAPLRAIDGFSRILLEEYGNKVDEEGQRYLKVVRDNANKMGRLIDDILKFSRMGRKEMNMSDIDMKALALKVFNELKLMAPGREINFKAGELPTASGDQSMIRQVFANLLSNAIKFTKTRDVASIEVDAKIENDEIIYSVRDNGVGFDMAYKEKLFAVFQRLHGTDEFEGTGAGLAIVKRIIDKHGGRLWAEGTVGKGAIFRFTLPEKGVASDLAR from the coding sequence ATGAAAATCAGAAATAAACTCTTAATAGGCGCTGCCGTGACATTTGCTCTGGCTGTGCTCCTTTTCTCCATTGTTACAACATCATCAAAGCGGGTCAACAGGGAAGGCGAAAAACATGAGCAGTTGATGGAACTTGAGATTGCCCTGTCGCAGCTTGAAATAATCAGCTATGAATACCTGTTGTATCATGAACAGCGAATGGTCCGGCAGTGGCAGTCAAAATATGACGCCATGGGAGAGACCCTGAAAGGCATTACGGCTTTGCTTGAGGATGGAGAAGAGGAATTATTAAAATCAATGCATGCCCGGTACAGGGACTTGTCGGGCATGTTTTCACAGCTAAGGACAAATTACAAAAAAATAGAAGCCCTGCGGCGGGAAGGCGCGCCACAGGAAAAGATCAATGCCGCCCTTTTGCTTGAGAAAAGACAGGCCGGCCGTCTCTTGACTAAATCACAGGCTATAGTTGCCAATGCTTCCAAACTGGGTAAGAAGGTGCATAAGGACGCCGTAAAATTTCAAACAAGAGTCAATATTTTCACACTGATCTTGACGGGAATCCTTTCTTCAGCCGTAATAATCCTGTCTTTTTTATTTATCAGAACCTTCTCACGGTCTCTCAGGGAACCGGCGAGCGGCGCTAAAATGATCGGGGAAGGGGACCTGGATTACAGGATTGCTTCCGGCAAAAAGGATGAAATTGGCGAGCTTTCCTTTGCTTTTAATCAAATGGCTGAAAAGCGCAAAGGGGTGGAAGATGAATCAGCAAGGCGGAACAGGGTAATTGGTGCAATTAACAGGGTATTGCTGGAGAGGATCAGATGCAAGACGGAGGAGGAATTGGGGAAAGTATGCCTTTCCATAGCCGAGGAGTTGACAGGAAGCAAATTCGGATTCTTTGGTGAGATTAATGAGAAGGGACTTTTCGATACCATTGCCATCAGTAATCCCGGATGGGACGAATGCAAGGTTCCCCGGGGGCATGCCACCCTTATCATCAAGGATATGGCCATTCGTGGCGTAGACAGAGGGACCATGAAGGAGGGAAAATCAAGAATCGTAAACGGTGAAGAGGCCATTAAAAACCATGCCGATCATGTTGACATTCCCCGGGGGCACCCGCCTCTTTACGCATTCCTTGGCGTACCTTTTATAAAAGAGGGAAAAGTTATGGGCATGATAGGTTTGGGGAATAAGGAAGGTGGATATCACATTGCCGATGAGAAAGCCATTGAAGGTCTCTCCGTAGCCATGATGGATGCTCTGGCAAGCAAGCGGGCCGAAGATGAAATAAGCAGGGCCAACAGCCTTCTCGATGCTATAAGAACGTCACAGTATCATTTCATTGCCGAAGCTGATCAGATGGTTATGTACAACAAGGTATTGGATGAACTCCTTAAAGCGACGGAAAGTGAATACGGACTTATTGCTGAAACCGTTTATGAAGATGACGGCACACCCTATTTAATGATTCTGGCCATATCGGATGTGGCCTGGGACCAGGCGTCGCGGGAGACCTACAAGATAGCGTCCACGACGGGGCTTGGATTCCGTAATATGAAAACCTTGTTCGGTGCCGTGGTAAGTTCGGGGAAACCGGTCATATCCAATGATCCCGCCGGGGATCCCCGCAGTGGCGGCACTCCTGAAGGCCATCCTCCTCTTAATACCTTTCTGGGTATTCCCTTTTACAAGGAAGATAAACAGGTGGGTATCTTCTGCATTGCCAACAGAGAGGATGGGTATGATGAGGGCGTGGTACAGTTCATTCAACCCTTCACAGAAACGCTGGCAAACCTGGTGGAGGCCGTCAGGGCCAAGCGTGCGCGTAAAAAGGCTGAAGAGCGGCTTAAATTATTGAATGAGAAACTGGAGCAGAAAGTAGAAGAGCGAACGGCCGAGGTAAGGCGGTCGGAGGAGAAGTACCGGGCCATCTTCGATCAGGCTGCCGACTCTATCGTTCTCATTGACCCTGCTAATGGAAAGATGGTCGCCTTCAATGAAAAGACATACGAGAGCCTCGGTTACAGGCGTAAAGAATTTGAAAAGCTGAAAATCCCGGACTTCGAGGTGACGGAATCTGCTGAAGAAGTGGAAATGCATATAGAAAAAATAAAAAGGGAGGGAAGTGATCTTTTTGAAACGAAACACAGGAAAAAAGATGGAGAGCTAAGAGATATTCTGGTCAGCAGCAGGCTCATATCGATAGACAATGACACTTTCATTCAGAGTATCTGGAGTGATATTACAGAGCGCAAAAGGGCCGAAGCGGAGCGGAAACTGAGCGCTGAAATTACAACCAACATGAATGAAGGCGTTAACCTTGTCAGGGCCAACGACGGTATTATTGTATTTGCCAACCCCAAGTTTGAAGAGATGTTCGGTTATGAAGCAGGGAAAATGATTGGTCGGCATATCTCCATTGTTAATGCGCCTTCAGCTTCCGATAATAAAGAAGCTGAAGGAGGGACAGCAAAAATAATAAAAGCGCTCAACGAGAGCGGTGAATGGAGAGGTGAAATAAAAAATATCAGGAAAGACGGCACGCCATTTTGGTGCTATGCATCGGTTTCAGAATTTAATCACCCCGAATATGGAAAGGTATGGGTTTCCGTTCACGAAGATATTACGGAGCGTAAAAGGGCGGAGGAACTGCTTCGTGACAGTGAAGAGAAGTTCCGCGCCACATTTGAGCAGGCGGCCGTCGGTGTCGGCAGGGTGGCCCTTGACGGCAGGTGGCTCGCTGTTAACCGCAAACTTTGTGAGATTGCAGGCTACAGCCGGGAGGAGTTACTTGAAAAAACGTTTCAGGATATTACCTATGCTGATGACCTTGAAAAAAACCTTAATTGTATCAATAAAATACTTGAAGGTGAAATTGAGAACTACGCTATGGAAAAGCGCTATATACGAAAGGACGGCTCTATCGTTTGGATAAACCTGTCCATAGCGCTCGTTCGTGAGTCGGCAGGCAAGCCGAAATACTTTATCTCCGTTATTGAGGATATCTCCTATAGAAAAGAGTCTGAAGAACTGCTGTTGCAACTGAATAGTAACCTGAAAAGCTCTACGGGTAAACTTGAAGCGGCAAACAAGGACCTGGAGTCCTTCAGTTACTCTGTCTCTCACGATCTGAGAGCGCCGCTCAGGGCCATTGACGGTTTTTCGCGAATATTGCTGGAAGAGTATGGCAATAAAGTTGATGAAGAAGGGCAGCGCTATTTAAAGGTCGTCAGAGATAATGCCAATAAGATGGGGCGGCTCATAGACGATATTCTCAAGTTTTCCCGCATGGGCCGAAAAGAAATGAATATGAGTGATATCGATATGAAAGCGCTTGCACTGAAGGTTTTTAATGAACTCAAGCTAATGGCGCCGGGCCGTGAGATAAACTTTAAAGCCGGTGAGCTTCCAACTGCCTCCGGAGACCAGTCGATGATCCGGCAGGTTTTTGCCAACCTCCTTTCCAATGCCATCAAATTTACAAAGACAAGGGACGTTGCAAGCATTGAAGTGGATGCTAAAATTGAAAATGATGAAATAATTTACTCTGTCAGGGACAATGGCGTCGGCTTCGATATGGCGTACAAAGAGAAGCTTTTTGCCGTTTTTCAGCGGCTCCATGGAACAGATGAATTTGAAGGAACGGGCGCCGGTCTTGCCATCGTCAAGAGGATTATCGATAAGCACGGTGGAAGGTTGTGGGCTGAAGGGACAGTGGGCAAAGGGGCTATTTTCCGGTTCACCCTGCCCGAAAAAGGCGTAGCTTCTGATCTCGCCCGTTGA
- a CDS encoding ATP-binding protein has protein sequence MSGESKILVVEDRSRQQPLLKDILSRGGYSVITAGKGEAVLELARKEVPHIIIGDATMPFMRGFDMCRNIKNDNATRDIPLILRTRLAHVDEFIQALNAGADYYITEPCSNDSILSMVTAVIEQHLQVVNRPEEKATDILVDGSYLKVSCSRGQILTLLYSLHENAISSSRELDEKRGQLARVNAEFEVKIAARTKALEKREKRYRALFDNMLNGFAYHEIIVDGDGIPVDYIFLEVNDAFERLTGLMSEDIIGKRVTQALPGIVKEDFDWIGTYGKVALEGEPARFISYTKELDRWYSVLAYSPEKGKFAIIFEDFGDYKKAEDKINKLNQELEEKVKERTEELEAAVKDLEGFSYSVSHDLRAPLRAIDGFSRILLEEYSHKVDEEGQRYLSIVRDNANRMGRLIDDILNFSRMGRKEINICRINMKALADDIFNELKSAAPERKISFKAGKLPAVFGDRPMIRQVLTNLLSNAVKFTRTRDLAIIEMAGKIEGEEKIYSIKDNGVGFDMDYKDKLFGVFQRLHGVEEFEGTGAGLSIVKRIIEKHGGRIWAEGKTEEGATFYFSLPRER, from the coding sequence ATGAGCGGGGAAAGTAAAATACTGGTTGTTGAGGACCGCAGCCGGCAGCAGCCTTTGTTAAAGGATATCCTTTCCAGGGGAGGCTATTCCGTTATAACAGCGGGAAAGGGAGAGGCAGTCCTCGAACTTGCCAGGAAGGAGGTTCCCCATATAATTATTGGTGATGCAACCATGCCTTTTATGAGAGGTTTCGATATGTGCAGGAATATCAAGAATGACAATGCAACAAGGGATATCCCTCTCATCCTGCGCACCCGCCTTGCCCATGTGGATGAGTTTATACAGGCCCTCAATGCGGGGGCCGATTACTATATTACCGAACCCTGCAGCAATGACAGTATTCTTTCCATGGTCACTGCTGTAATCGAGCAGCACTTGCAGGTTGTTAACAGGCCTGAAGAGAAGGCTACCGATATACTGGTTGACGGCAGCTATCTCAAGGTGAGCTGCAGCAGAGGGCAGATATTGACGCTTCTCTATTCCCTCCATGAAAATGCAATTTCAAGCAGCAGGGAACTCGATGAAAAACGAGGGCAGCTGGCCAGGGTGAATGCAGAGTTTGAAGTGAAGATCGCGGCGAGAACAAAGGCGCTTGAAAAGAGAGAGAAAAGATACCGCGCCCTTTTTGACAATATGCTCAACGGTTTTGCCTATCACGAGATAATCGTCGATGGCGACGGCATTCCTGTTGACTACATATTCCTGGAGGTTAATGACGCTTTTGAGAGATTGACCGGTCTTATGTCGGAGGACATTATCGGAAAGCGGGTGACACAAGCGCTGCCCGGCATAGTGAAGGAAGACTTTGACTGGATAGGAACCTACGGGAAAGTGGCCCTGGAAGGGGAGCCTGCCCGCTTTATAAGTTATACAAAAGAGCTTGACCGCTGGTACAGCGTCCTCGCCTACTCGCCTGAAAAAGGCAAGTTTGCCATCATATTCGAGGACTTTGGTGATTACAAAAAGGCCGAAGACAAGATTAATAAACTTAACCAGGAGCTTGAAGAAAAAGTGAAGGAACGGACAGAGGAACTGGAAGCGGCAGTGAAGGACCTGGAGGGTTTTAGTTACTCTGTTTCTCATGATCTCAGGGCGCCGCTCAGGGCCATTGACGGTTTTTCACGAATATTGCTGGAAGAGTATAGCCATAAGGTCGATGAAGAAGGGCAACGCTATTTAAGTATTGTCAGAGATAATGCAAACAGGATGGGGCGGCTCATAGACGATATTCTCAATTTTTCCCGCATGGGACGAAAGGAAATAAACATATGCCGCATCAATATGAAAGCGCTTGCAGATGACATTTTTAATGAACTTAAATCAGCGGCGCCGGAGCGTAAGATAAGTTTTAAAGCCGGTAAGCTCCCCGCTGTCTTTGGCGACCGCCCCATGATCCGGCAGGTTTTGACCAACCTCCTTTCCAATGCCGTCAAATTTACAAGGACAAGGGACCTTGCAATCATTGAAATGGCGGGTAAAATTGAAGGAGAAGAAAAGATATACAGTATTAAGGATAATGGCGTCGGCTTCGATATGGATTACAAAGACAAGCTCTTTGGTGTTTTTCAGCGGCTCCATGGAGTAGAGGAATTCGAAGGAACAGGCGCCGGTCTTTCTATCGTCAAGCGGATCATCGAAAAGCATGGCGGGCGAATCTGGGCTGAGGGAAAAACAGAAGAAGGGGCGACCTTTTATTTTTCTCTCCCCAGGGAGCGGTGA
- a CDS encoding response regulator, which produces MNEDLKILMLEDNPADAELVRYELKKAAIGFSLKRVDTKEAFMEALKEDVPHIVLADYSLPRLTGLEAFRLFKSLNLFIPFILVTGSLSETLAVVCMKEGMDDYILKDRLMRLPGALRNALEKKKAEREKEEAVGLLKRKLDEVERINKLMVGRELKMGALKKENKKLKLYIEALEKKLPEENLS; this is translated from the coding sequence ATGAATGAGGATCTGAAAATTCTTATGCTTGAAGATAATCCGGCAGATGCCGAACTGGTCCGGTATGAACTGAAAAAAGCGGCAATAGGATTTTCATTAAAGCGTGTAGATACGAAGGAGGCCTTTATGGAGGCGTTGAAAGAAGATGTGCCGCACATTGTCCTGGCTGATTATTCCCTTCCCCGGCTTACGGGGCTCGAGGCATTCAGGTTATTTAAATCCCTAAATCTTTTTATCCCCTTTATCCTGGTTACAGGTTCACTTTCAGAAACACTGGCTGTGGTATGTATGAAAGAAGGGATGGATGACTATATACTGAAAGACCGGTTAATGCGGCTGCCGGGGGCTTTGAGGAATGCCCTGGAAAAGAAGAAAGCCGAAAGAGAAAAGGAGGAAGCCGTCGGCCTGTTAAAGCGCAAGCTCGATGAGGTGGAACGTATCAACAAGCTTATGGTCGGCAGGGAACTGAAAATGGGGGCCTTAAAAAAGGAGAATAAAAAACTGAAATTATATATTGAAGCATTGGAAAAAAAACTGCCTGAAGAGAACCTGTCTTGA
- a CDS encoding PAS domain S-box protein has product MEKELKILILEDNPDDAELMTLSLKKGGINFSWKRVETKDAFLREFGETKWDVVLSDYTLPQFTGLEAFKLFREYGKHIPYILVTGSLNEETAVECMREGMDDYILKQSLKRLPSALMNALEKKEAEKERRIALEKLKASEERLRVITETAQDAIIYIQEKGDIHLWNKRAEEMFGYVFDEAAGKNIHKLILPERFRRDAGEGMKAFSKTGEGPLVGKTIECIALRGDGSEFPVEVSISSVKVNGKWHATGIVRDISERKNSEEKIRKQGDFLRTVFDSITHPFYVIDSHNFTVKMANAALKDKFEEGVTCYELTHNRKSPCDGKDHLCLLEEVKETKKPAMAEHTHFDAEGNAVVVEAYSHPVFDDKGEVIQIIEYTIDITERKKMEEKLKQNIDELERFNRLMVGRELKMGELKKENERLRRAMERLSGA; this is encoded by the coding sequence ATGGAGAAAGAATTAAAAATTTTGATTCTTGAAGACAATCCTGATGATGCCGAACTGATGACCCTCAGTCTGAAGAAGGGGGGAATAAATTTTTCATGGAAAAGGGTTGAAACAAAAGATGCCTTTCTCAGGGAGTTTGGGGAGACAAAGTGGGATGTTGTTCTCTCCGATTATACGCTCCCGCAATTTACCGGTCTGGAAGCGTTTAAGCTCTTTAGGGAATATGGAAAGCACATTCCCTATATTCTGGTGACGGGTTCCCTCAATGAAGAGACGGCAGTAGAGTGCATGCGTGAAGGGATGGACGATTATATCCTGAAACAAAGCCTGAAACGGCTTCCTTCAGCGCTTATGAATGCGCTTGAAAAGAAAGAGGCTGAAAAGGAAAGAAGGATAGCTCTTGAAAAACTGAAAGCCAGTGAAGAGCGTTTAAGGGTGATTACCGAAACGGCTCAGGATGCCATTATCTACATTCAGGAAAAGGGGGATATCCATTTATGGAACAAAAGAGCGGAAGAGATGTTTGGTTATGTTTTTGATGAAGCGGCAGGGAAAAACATACATAAACTAATTCTTCCCGAGCGTTTTCGCAGGGATGCCGGTGAAGGGATGAAAGCCTTCAGTAAAACGGGGGAGGGGCCTTTAGTCGGCAAAACGATAGAATGCATTGCCTTGCGGGGAGACGGCAGTGAGTTTCCCGTGGAAGTCTCCATTTCATCTGTCAAAGTCAACGGAAAATGGCATGCAACGGGTATTGTCAGGGATATTTCAGAGCGAAAAAACAGTGAAGAGAAAATACGAAAACAGGGCGATTTTCTAAGGACGGTTTTTGATTCCATTACTCACCCCTTCTATGTTATCGACAGCCATAATTTTACCGTCAAAATGGCAAATGCGGCTTTAAAAGACAAGTTTGAAGAAGGCGTAACCTGTTATGAGCTTACCCATAACAGAAAAAGCCCCTGCGACGGAAAAGATCACCTCTGCCTGCTTGAGGAAGTAAAAGAAACAAAAAAACCTGCCATGGCGGAACATACTCATTTCGATGCTGAAGGGAACGCCGTCGTTGTAGAAGCCTACAGTCATCCTGTCTTTGACGATAAAGGAGAGGTAATCCAGATAATAGAATATACAATCGATATTACGGAACGAAAAAAAATGGAAGAAAAACTGAAACAAAATATTGATGAACTGGAAAGATTCAACAGGCTCATGGTTGGAAGAGAACTCAAAATGGGTGAGTTAAAAAAAGAGAATGAGAGATTAAGAAGAGCGATGGAAAGATTGTCCGGCGCGTAA
- a CDS encoding ATP-binding protein yields the protein MKEQEKITALSGLASNGLTPDPGEKDGPIEELKKELTFLKNKLSESKKREAELEDTRRAMLYMMEDLNESQKAIIHIKEEWVKTFDGIWDPIFIHDRDCRIVRANKAFQDEAGISYDDMIGRKYWEVFPVMKEPVTMCSLSKGNPLPGKEELTDPASGKIFRVRCYVVDERGLSSALFVHVMEDITEMKGVQELLVQSAKLASIGELAANVAHEINNPMTAVLGYASLILEDLDENSSVYTDLKVIEKESYRIKGIIRNLLDFSRQRKINKKASNINAIIKESIALISHMATTSNILIELNLEEKLPLVEVDENQMKQVFLNLMGNAVHAMDDGGELKIKTEVLCDKANKNVLISFKDNGCGIPKAFVDKVFDPFFSSKGEAGTGLGLSVSYGIVKNHGGRLTLKSEEGKGSEFSVLLPVKHREQGP from the coding sequence ATGAAAGAGCAGGAAAAAATAACAGCCCTTTCCGGGCTTGCTTCCAATGGCCTGACGCCGGACCCCGGCGAAAAAGATGGCCCCATTGAAGAACTTAAAAAGGAACTGACTTTCCTGAAAAACAAACTGAGCGAATCCAAAAAGCGCGAAGCCGAGCTTGAAGATACGCGCAGAGCGATGCTTTATATGATGGAGGACCTTAATGAATCGCAGAAAGCGATTATACATATTAAAGAGGAGTGGGTTAAAACCTTTGACGGCATATGGGACCCTATTTTTATTCATGACAGGGACTGTAGAATTGTCAGGGCTAACAAGGCTTTTCAGGATGAAGCCGGCATAAGCTATGATGATATGATCGGCAGGAAATACTGGGAGGTTTTTCCTGTTATGAAAGAGCCTGTAACTATGTGTTCCCTGTCAAAGGGCAACCCCTTGCCGGGGAAAGAAGAACTGACCGACCCGGCAAGCGGCAAGATATTCAGAGTCAGATGCTATGTTGTTGATGAAAGGGGATTAAGCAGCGCCCTCTTTGTTCATGTCATGGAAGATATTACCGAGATGAAAGGCGTGCAGGAGTTGCTTGTACAGTCTGCCAAGCTTGCTTCCATCGGCGAACTGGCTGCCAACGTGGCCCATGAAATCAATAACCCCATGACGGCTGTTCTTGGTTATGCTTCATTAATTCTGGAAGACCTCGATGAGAACTCCTCTGTTTATACAGATTTGAAGGTAATTGAAAAAGAATCATACCGGATAAAAGGCATTATTCGCAACCTCCTCGACTTTTCCCGTCAGCGAAAGATCAATAAAAAAGCGAGTAATATCAATGCTATCATTAAAGAAAGCATTGCTCTCATAAGCCATATGGCAACGACCTCCAATATTTTAATTGAGTTGAACCTGGAGGAAAAGCTCCCTTTAGTGGAGGTCGATGAAAATCAGATGAAGCAGGTCTTTCTCAACCTGATGGGGAATGCCGTTCATGCCATGGATGATGGCGGGGAACTGAAAATAAAAACGGAGGTTTTATGCGACAAAGCGAATAAGAATGTGCTCATCAGCTTCAAGGATAATGGCTGCGGCATACCGAAAGCTTTTGTCGATAAGGTTTTTGATCCTTTTTTCAGCAGCAAGGGGGAGGCGGGAACAGGCCTTGGCCTTTCCGTCAGTTACGGTATTGTAAAAAACCACGGTGGCCGCCTTACCTTAAAGAGTGAAGAAGGAAAGGGGAGTGAGTTCTCCGTCCTCCTGCCTGTTAAGCATAGAGAACAGGGCCCATGA
- a CDS encoding PAS domain-containing protein — translation MMEKRKGNKEELKEALHKSEQSERRLLMAQRVGKMGFIEWNLKSDEVYWSDELFRLYGADPEKVKPAIEPVLERVHPHDLGFVKENLDLALKGKKKYDIYHRNLFSDGKVMWVHARGELKADRATFFVTIADTGTLKAFDDRALEVNKRLQYLLTSRGAVIYTSKASGDYGATFVSENIDKMTGYESKDFLENPEFWIEHVHPDDRARLLFKLSRSLESSVGYHEYRFRCHDGSYIWLCDELTVMKDEKGNPQEIVGCLTDISRTKKIEREAVRGEQNIFTLMEMHKRRFNSDEEIFAFVLKQSLICTASRFSFIGLMSEDAEMIAYSFSREANEVNDANDERCVEKKTGKININEAGVLKDVIRKGYPIIVNDCEKEIEEGQRFYPDRHVLIERLLCVPVFDGVKLVAVAAVANKSENYDDVDLRAIITMLDEMWQMVKNVKSLSQLKEREEHFRTFLQLSPSAVFAADLSGNITYWSRRLSDLTGMTAPDAMGKGWEKCLHPDESDRVIEALEGVMRDRREYKSEHRFVTLDKKVLWGLLQVSPIMTSGSEVSGYVGNFTEITEKKMAEEAMESRLEELECFRKATVQREFRMKELKDENLKLRGKIMELRSAGPVTRKGM, via the coding sequence ATGATGGAAAAAAGGAAGGGAAACAAAGAAGAGCTTAAGGAGGCACTCCATAAATCGGAGCAAAGTGAACGACGGCTTCTTATGGCCCAGAGGGTGGGGAAAATGGGTTTTATTGAGTGGAACCTGAAAAGCGACGAAGTCTATTGGTCGGATGAATTATTCAGGCTTTACGGTGCTGATCCTGAAAAGGTAAAACCTGCAATAGAGCCTGTCCTCGAGAGGGTCCATCCCCATGACCTGGGATTTGTCAAAGAGAACCTTGACCTTGCGCTTAAGGGGAAAAAAAAGTACGACATTTATCATCGAAACCTTTTTTCCGACGGCAAGGTCATGTGGGTCCATGCCCGGGGTGAGCTAAAGGCCGATAGGGCAACCTTTTTTGTTACCATTGCCGATACGGGCACTCTCAAAGCGTTCGATGACAGGGCCCTTGAGGTCAATAAGCGGCTTCAATACCTGCTTACTTCCAGGGGTGCCGTTATTTACACTTCAAAGGCATCGGGAGATTACGGCGCTACCTTTGTAAGTGAAAATATTGACAAAATGACGGGGTATGAGTCCAAAGATTTTCTTGAAAATCCGGAATTCTGGATAGAGCATGTTCACCCCGATGACAGGGCAAGACTGTTATTCAAGCTGTCGAGAAGCCTCGAAAGCAGTGTCGGTTATCATGAATACCGCTTTCGCTGTCACGATGGCAGCTATATCTGGCTTTGTGACGAGTTGACAGTCATGAAAGATGAAAAGGGGAACCCGCAGGAGATCGTAGGTTGTTTGACCGATATTAGCCGGACAAAAAAAATAGAGAGAGAGGCAGTTCGTGGAGAACAGAATATTTTTACCTTAATGGAAATGCACAAAAGACGATTTAACTCGGATGAAGAAATATTCGCTTTTGTGCTTAAACAATCCTTGATATGCACGGCAAGCAGGTTTTCATTTATCGGTTTAATGTCGGAAGATGCTGAAATGATCGCTTATTCCTTTTCCAGGGAAGCCAATGAAGTCAACGATGCTAATGATGAGCGCTGCGTTGAAAAGAAAACCGGAAAAATAAATATTAATGAGGCCGGGGTCTTGAAGGACGTTATCAGGAAGGGTTACCCCATTATCGTCAATGACTGCGAAAAGGAAATAGAGGAGGGCCAGAGGTTTTATCCTGACAGGCATGTTTTAATTGAGAGACTTCTGTGCGTTCCTGTCTTTGATGGTGTGAAACTTGTTGCTGTTGCCGCTGTGGCCAACAAAAGTGAAAATTATGACGATGTTGACCTGAGGGCTATTATAACAATGCTCGATGAAATGTGGCAAATGGTCAAGAATGTTAAATCCCTTAGTCAACTGAAAGAAAGAGAGGAGCACTTCAGGACTTTTCTCCAGCTATCGCCATCGGCTGTTTTTGCCGCCGATTTAAGCGGCAATATTACATACTGGAGCCGGCGATTGTCCGATCTGACAGGTATGACGGCCCCTGATGCCATGGGAAAGGGATGGGAAAAGTGCCTCCACCCCGATGAATCGGACCGGGTCATTGAGGCATTGGAAGGGGTCATGCGGGACCGGCGGGAGTATAAATCAGAGCATCGTTTCGTCACATTGGACAAGAAGGTGCTCTGGGGTTTGCTTCAGGTTTCTCCTATTATGACTTCCGGGAGCGAAGTTAGTGGATATGTAGGGAATTTTACGGAAATAACAGAGAAAAAAATGGCGGAAGAAGCAATGGAAAGCCGCCTTGAAGAGTTGGAATGTTTCCGTAAAGCAACGGTACAGCGGGAATTCAGGATGAAGGAACTGAAGGATGAAAACCTGAAGCTCAGGGGAAAAATTATGGAATTGAGAAGCGCCGGGCCGGTGACTCGCAAAGGGATGTAA
- a CDS encoding response regulator — MTSSGEVEILLVEDTLADAELAIRALKKRNLANKLVWVKDGAEAIDFLFGQGNHADGSIKNAPKLVMLDLRLPKVDGIEVLKRIKSDERTKGIPVVVVTSSSEERDIVESYQFGVNSYITKPINFEDFAKTISDLGFYWMILNRLP; from the coding sequence ATGACGAGTTCAGGCGAAGTGGAAATCCTTTTAGTTGAGGACACACTGGCTGATGCGGAACTGGCAATAAGGGCGCTGAAAAAACGTAATCTCGCCAACAAACTGGTCTGGGTAAAAGACGGCGCCGAAGCGATCGATTTTTTGTTTGGCCAGGGCAACCATGCCGACGGGAGTATAAAAAATGCCCCAAAACTGGTCATGCTCGATCTGAGACTGCCCAAGGTGGACGGAATCGAGGTTTTAAAAAGGATCAAGTCCGATGAGCGGACAAAGGGCATACCTGTTGTGGTGGTCACTTCATCCAGTGAGGAGAGAGATATTGTTGAAAGTTACCAGTTTGGCGTCAACAGTTATATTACCAAACCCATTAACTTCGAAGACTTTGCCAAAACCATCTCGGATCTCGGATTTTACTGGATGATACTGAACAGACTGCCTTGA